The segment AGTATGACTTTCTGAGAGATTAGGCTGATGATGGCGCTTACTCAACTCCTTCCTTGCTCTCCACAAAAGCTCTTCTTGTTCTCCACCTTCCTTCACCCATCAACTCCTCTGGAGTCACGCAGATGTAGCCTAACTACTAAACCCAGTTCCAAGAAACTCCTTCCTTTGTCTTTCGACATCTCATGTTCATCTCACAAGATTGTCCGGAACCCATCTCTAGACAAGCACGTGGTGAAGCAGAACAGAGTCCGGTTCGTGCAGAAGCTGAAAACCTTACTTCTCTCCAAACCAAAGCATTACATACCAATTCAAATCCTCTACAAATGCAGCTCCTACCTCGGCATCGAAAACCCACGAACAATCCTCTCCATGATCCGTCGCTATCCCACAATCTTCCAGCTGTTCACAACACCTACGCCGCATTTGCCTATCAATGCCACCAAGTCTTTATCCACACTCTGTGTCCGTATGACGCCAGCTGCGTCCTCCCTGGCCATGCAAGAACTGAATCTCAAGTCTGAGATTGCTGATAAACTCGCTGCTAAGCTCCAGAAGCTGCTGATGTTGTCGTCTCACCGGAGGTTGCTTTTGTCTAAACTGGTTCACATTGGTCCGGATTTGGGGTTTCCTCCTAACTTCAGGTCTCGGCTTTGCAATGATTATCCGGACAAGTTCAAGACTGTGGAGACATCTTACGGAAGAGCACTTGAGCTTGTCTCGTGGGATCAAGAGTTGGCTAACCAAATGCCATCATCACCTGAAGTTGATAGAGGTTTGATCGTTGATCGTCCTCCAAAGTTCAAGCGTTTGAATCTCCGGAGAGGTTTGAACTTGAAGAGGAGACACCAAGATTACTTGATCAAGTTCAGAGAATCACCTGATGTGTGTCCTTACAAAACATCATCTGAATGTCTGACGAGCGAGTCCATTGAAGCGGAGAAGCGAGCTTGCGCGGTTGTGAGAGAAGTGTTGGGGTTAACGGTGGAGAAAAGGACTTTGATAGACCATTTGACACATTTCAGACAAGAGTTTGCGTTACCAAACAAGCTAAGAGGATTGATAGTGAGACATGCAGAGCTATTCTATGTGAGTGTTAAAG is part of the Brassica rapa cultivar Chiifu-401-42 chromosome A09, CAAS_Brap_v3.01, whole genome shotgun sequence genome and harbors:
- the LOC103837441 gene encoding protein WHAT'S THIS FACTOR 1 homolog, chloroplastic — its product is MMALTQLLPCSPQKLFLFSTFLHPSTPLESRRCSLTTKPSSKKLLPLSFDISCSSHKIVRNPSLDKHVVKQNRVRFVQKLKTLLLSKPKHYIPIQILYKCSSYLGIENPRTILSMIRRYPTIFQLFTTPTPHLPINATKSLSTLCVRMTPAASSLAMQELNLKSEIADKLAAKLQKLLMLSSHRRLLLSKLVHIGPDLGFPPNFRSRLCNDYPDKFKTVETSYGRALELVSWDQELANQMPSSPEVDRGLIVDRPPKFKRLNLRRGLNLKRRHQDYLIKFRESPDVCPYKTSSECLTSESIEAEKRACAVVREVLGLTVEKRTLIDHLTHFRQEFALPNKLRGLIVRHAELFYVSVKGTRDSVFLVEAYNDNGDLLEKDELSLIRERLIDLVQEGKRIRRERRRKGSMEEYRNDDKRDEGIDDYHSDIDDDEYEDGFENLFDSEDSGVEYHFDEEEGDEEAWVSSGESVEYWSRKLSSSGMSNDEVKSVIESW